One window from the genome of [Clostridium] celerecrescens 18A encodes:
- a CDS encoding acylneuraminate cytidylyltransferase family protein → MYRNKTFLAIIPARSGSKGIIDKNIREINHKPLLAYTVEACKRSGIFDDIVVSTDSVNYAEIAERFGASVPFLRPKELAADQASSNDVILHVINELRQLGKLFDCFMLLQPTSPLRNEMHMMKSADILLENDADSVVSICKSESHSYLTVELTEEGRVKALFSDKKQVRRQDMPPEYRINGAIYLALTSYFMKHKSFYEGKTLPYLMNAFDSIDIDDDFQLKIAELLLIDKNLSKLF, encoded by the coding sequence ATGTATAGAAATAAGACTTTTTTGGCGATCATACCTGCCCGGAGCGGTTCAAAAGGGATCATCGATAAAAACATCCGGGAAATCAACCACAAGCCCCTCTTGGCTTATACGGTGGAAGCCTGTAAGCGTTCCGGAATATTCGATGATATCGTGGTTTCTACTGACTCTGTAAATTATGCGGAAATCGCAGAGCGGTTCGGGGCCAGCGTGCCCTTTCTGCGCCCAAAGGAGCTGGCTGCGGATCAGGCTTCCTCCAATGACGTCATACTGCATGTCATCAATGAGCTGCGGCAGCTTGGAAAATTGTTTGATTGCTTCATGCTTTTACAGCCCACCTCTCCTCTTAGAAACGAAATGCACATGATGAAAAGCGCTGATATCCTGTTAGAAAATGATGCCGATTCTGTCGTCAGTATCTGCAAGTCAGAATCCCACTCCTATTTAACCGTTGAGCTTACAGAGGAAGGAAGGGTGAAAGCCTTATTTTCGGATAAAAAACAGGTCAGAAGACAGGATATGCCGCCGGAATACAGAATTAACGGGGCTATTTACCTGGCTCTGACCAGTTATTTTATGAAGCATAAAAGCTTTTATGAGGGCAAAACCCTACCCTATTTGATGAACGCCTTTGACTCTATTGACATTGATGATGATTTCCAGTTAAAAATAGCGGAATTACTTCTCATTGACAAAAACTTGTCAAAACTGTTCTAA
- a CDS encoding M20/M25/M40 family metallo-hydrolase → MIQRSRLVSQFIKMVEFDSETYQEREIADYLTGELKQLGFEVREDDAGHRLKEKLPEYGSAAPTGNLYGYLKGTTGSAPILLSAHMDTVKPGKGKRAVQDEKGKITSEGDTVLGADDLSGIAAILEAVRVVKENNLPHGDIEVLFPVAEENYGKGSQLIDYSQIKSKQAYVFDLSGEIGLAATAAPTLLSFAIMVKGKNAHAGFCPQLGINAIEIAAHAISQLKQGWVDDETTVNIGKISGGKQTNIVSDECIVLGEIRSLKDHKALAEWNRLKEIFEGNAAGYGGGLEISVEKQIEAYEISDSEEVVERFKRVCRSLGLKGSTQYTLGGSDNNHFVKGGIRGIVVACGMNEVHTPNEFTTEDALEKSALLALGLITEGN, encoded by the coding sequence ATGATTCAAAGAAGCAGGCTGGTCAGCCAATTTATAAAAATGGTGGAATTCGATTCCGAAACCTATCAGGAAAGGGAAATCGCGGACTATTTAACAGGCGAATTAAAACAGCTTGGATTTGAGGTGCGGGAAGATGATGCCGGTCACCGGTTGAAAGAGAAGCTGCCGGAATATGGAAGCGCCGCTCCCACTGGAAATCTTTACGGCTATTTAAAGGGTACCACAGGTTCTGCCCCCATTTTACTGTCGGCCCATATGGATACGGTAAAGCCTGGCAAGGGGAAACGCGCGGTCCAGGATGAAAAGGGGAAAATTACCTCAGAAGGGGATACGGTGCTTGGAGCTGACGACCTTTCCGGAATCGCCGCTATATTGGAGGCAGTCCGTGTGGTTAAGGAAAACAACCTCCCTCATGGAGATATTGAGGTCCTGTTCCCGGTAGCTGAAGAGAACTATGGAAAAGGAAGCCAGCTAATTGATTATTCCCAAATAAAGTCAAAACAGGCTTATGTATTTGATTTAAGCGGGGAGATCGGCCTGGCTGCAACCGCAGCACCCACCCTTCTTTCCTTTGCAATCATGGTGAAGGGCAAAAATGCCCATGCAGGCTTTTGCCCCCAGCTGGGGATCAACGCCATTGAAATCGCAGCCCATGCCATTTCCCAGTTAAAGCAGGGCTGGGTAGACGATGAAACAACCGTAAACATTGGGAAAATAAGCGGTGGAAAGCAGACCAACATTGTTTCCGATGAATGCATTGTATTAGGAGAGATCCGTAGCTTAAAGGATCATAAGGCTCTGGCTGAATGGAACAGGCTGAAGGAGATCTTTGAAGGCAATGCGGCTGGATATGGCGGAGGTCTGGAGATCTCTGTGGAAAAGCAGATTGAAGCCTATGAAATAAGTGACAGTGAAGAAGTGGTAGAACGGTTCAAGCGCGTCTGCCGGTCCCTTGGCTTAAAAGGCTCCACCCAGTATACTCTGGGCGGCAGTGACAATAACCATTTTGTTAAGGGCGGGATCCGGGGGATCGTGGTGGCCTGCGGAATGAATGAAGTCCATACGCCTAATGAATTTACAACGGAAGATGCGCTTGAAAAAAGTGCCCTCCTGGCCCTGGGATTGATTACGGAAGGCAATTGA
- the neuB gene encoding N-acetylneuraminate synthase → MSNVMIIAEAGVNHNGDLSIAKQLVDAASVIGADAIKFQTFRAKHLAVPDARKADYQIENTGQTMSQYEMLKSLELSWQEFEELFQYCSFRRIRFLSSPFDEESLLFLDRLGVDLIKIPSGEITNYSYLKKIASLKKPVILSTGMSTEEEVGEALEILEEGGQEITLLHCSSSYPTLMEDVNLNAMNALKLKFHKRVGYSDHTPGIEVAIAAAALGACVIEKHMTLDKTMPGPDHKASLEPDEFQQMVGSIRNIEAALGDGVKKPTQAEQKNRDYVRKYLVASREIKKGETFTLQNLCAKRCAYGISPMKIPSLLGIAAQRDYLKDERIDQ, encoded by the coding sequence ATGAGTAACGTTATGATCATCGCCGAAGCAGGGGTAAACCATAACGGCGACTTAAGCATTGCCAAACAGCTGGTGGATGCCGCAAGCGTCATAGGAGCAGATGCCATCAAATTCCAGACCTTTCGGGCAAAGCATCTTGCGGTTCCGGATGCGAGGAAAGCGGACTATCAGATTGAGAATACCGGTCAGACCATGTCACAATACGAAATGTTAAAAAGCCTGGAACTATCCTGGCAGGAATTTGAAGAGCTGTTTCAGTACTGTTCCTTCCGGCGCATTCGGTTCCTGTCTTCTCCTTTTGATGAAGAAAGCCTCCTATTTCTTGACCGGCTTGGGGTCGATCTCATAAAGATTCCTTCCGGAGAGATCACAAATTATAGCTATCTGAAAAAAATAGCTTCGTTAAAGAAGCCAGTCATTCTATCCACGGGAATGTCCACAGAGGAAGAGGTAGGGGAAGCTCTGGAAATTCTAGAGGAAGGCGGACAGGAAATCACACTGCTCCACTGCTCCAGCTCCTATCCAACTCTGATGGAGGATGTGAATCTAAATGCCATGAATGCATTAAAGCTAAAGTTCCACAAGCGGGTGGGGTATTCCGACCATACGCCGGGAATCGAAGTCGCCATTGCCGCTGCAGCCCTTGGCGCCTGTGTCATTGAAAAGCATATGACCCTGGATAAAACCATGCCCGGACCGGATCACAAGGCAAGCCTGGAGCCGGATGAATTCCAACAAATGGTGGGCAGTATCAGAAATATTGAAGCCGCCCTGGGTGACGGGGTCAAAAAGCCTACGCAAGCGGAGCAAAAGAACAGGGATTATGTGAGAAAATACCTGGTGGCTTCCAGGGAAATTAAAAAGGGAGAAACCTTTACCCTTCAAAACCTGTGCGCAAAACGCTGCGCATATGGGATATCTCCCATGAAGATACCCAGCCTGTTGGGAATTGCCGCTCAAAGAGATTATCTGAAAGACGAAAGGATCGACCAATGA
- a CDS encoding acetyltransferase codes for MKEELILIGGGGHAESIIDTIRGLEKYRITGILDCSKKAGTEVLGIKIIGNDEDLADCFNRGIRNAVIAVGSMGNPGPRRRLYERCKKIGYELPNILDKSSVLSETLKIGEGNFIGKGVLINSNVSIGNGTIINTGAIVEHGCRIDDFVHIAPGSVLCGNVLVRANSHIGAHSTIIQGVTIGNDTVIGAGSLVLKNISSNKLAFGSPAKEVAYHE; via the coding sequence ATGAAAGAGGAACTGATTCTGATCGGCGGAGGCGGTCATGCGGAAAGCATCATCGATACCATCAGAGGACTGGAAAAATATAGGATCACCGGCATTCTGGACTGCAGCAAAAAAGCGGGGACAGAGGTCCTTGGCATAAAGATCATAGGTAATGATGAAGATTTAGCCGACTGTTTTAACAGGGGGATCAGAAATGCGGTAATCGCCGTAGGAAGCATGGGAAATCCGGGACCAAGGCGGAGGCTATACGAGAGGTGCAAGAAAATAGGCTATGAATTACCCAATATCCTGGATAAAAGCTCCGTCCTTTCAGAAACTCTTAAAATCGGGGAAGGAAACTTTATCGGAAAGGGAGTTCTCATCAATTCCAATGTTTCCATAGGAAATGGAACGATTATTAATACGGGGGCCATCGTTGAACATGGCTGCAGGATTGATGACTTTGTCCATATTGCACCCGGAAGCGTCTTATGCGGAAATGTCCTGGTCAGGGCCAATTCCCATATTGGAGCCCATTCCACCATCATACAAGGCGTGACCATTGGAAATGACACCGTGATCGGCGCTGGGAGTCTTGTATTGAAAAATATTTCATCAAATAAGCTGGCTTTTGGAAGTCCGGCAAAGGAGGTAGCTTACCATGAGTAA
- a CDS encoding amino acid ABC transporter ATP-binding protein, whose protein sequence is MSVIEIRGLSKKFGKNVVLDNIDLVIHEGDVVAIIGPSGTGKSTLLRSINLLEKPEKGTIKINDQEIDLTTKSAREKLELRKNTEMVFQQFNLFKNRTALENVMEGLMVVKKLKKSEARSIAEKHLQKVGMGDRLSHYPRHLSGGQQQRVAIARALAMDPKLLLMDEPTSALDPELVSEVLITIKKAAQEGNTILLVTHEMNFVKNVANRIIFLENGKIVADGTPKEIFDNPKNQRLKEFLVKIHMLESADYTI, encoded by the coding sequence GTGAGCGTCATTGAAATTCGTGGATTAAGTAAAAAATTTGGCAAGAATGTGGTGCTGGATAACATTGATCTGGTTATTCACGAAGGTGATGTGGTCGCCATCATCGGACCATCGGGCACCGGTAAGTCCACTCTGCTTCGTTCCATCAATCTGCTTGAAAAACCGGAAAAGGGAACCATCAAGATAAACGATCAGGAAATCGATCTTACTACTAAATCAGCCAGGGAAAAACTGGAGCTGCGGAAGAATACGGAAATGGTATTCCAGCAGTTTAATCTTTTTAAGAACCGGACCGCCCTGGAGAATGTAATGGAAGGGCTGATGGTTGTAAAAAAGTTAAAGAAAAGCGAGGCCAGAAGCATTGCAGAAAAGCACTTGCAGAAGGTGGGGATGGGGGACCGTTTGTCCCATTATCCCAGGCATTTATCCGGAGGGCAGCAGCAAAGAGTGGCCATCGCAAGGGCGCTGGCCATGGACCCGAAACTGCTTCTCATGGATGAACCGACCTCGGCTCTGGACCCGGAGCTGGTGAGTGAAGTTCTGATTACCATAAAAAAGGCGGCCCAGGAGGGCAATACCATACTCCTTGTCACCCATGAGATGAATTTTGTAAAAAACGTGGCCAATCGGATCATTTTCCTGGAAAACGGAAAAATTGTAGCTGACGGAACACCGAAAGAGATCTTTGATAATCCGAAAAACCAGCGGTTAAAGGAGTTTTTAGTAAAGATTCACATGTTGGAAAGCGCTGATTATACGATCTAA
- a CDS encoding nucleotidyltransferase family protein — MEVRKFIIAPDVSIREAIRQLDQTARKILVVEENNKLAGVLTDGDIRRWILKNKDISMPVRLIMNTAPVVIKKEKSHLALEIMKEKQIEGLPLVNDNNEVTDILFWNELNDHNPGRQKKTQTPVVIMAGGRGSRLYPYTKIIPKPLIPIGDTPIVERIMNQMMEYGFYEFYLTINYKKELIKAYFNDDHHYHLHLIEEADPLGTAGSLNLVKKEIKGSFLVSNCDILVDVNYTKLLLYHNTHKNKITVVTAMKSYEIPYGVITLGENGSVDALNEKPRYELLVSTGLYVLEEEILKYIPQNQYFDMTDLIRRCLKNGEQVGAYPVMDSAWLDMGEFSEMKKMAERMKL, encoded by the coding sequence ATGGAAGTTCGTAAATTTATTATTGCACCGGATGTTTCTATTCGGGAGGCAATCAGACAATTGGACCAGACAGCAAGAAAAATCCTTGTTGTTGAAGAAAATAATAAGCTGGCCGGTGTTCTCACAGACGGGGATATCAGGCGGTGGATATTAAAGAATAAGGATATTTCCATGCCCGTACGCCTGATCATGAATACTGCCCCTGTTGTTATAAAAAAAGAGAAAAGCCATCTGGCGCTGGAGATCATGAAAGAAAAACAAATTGAAGGGCTGCCTCTGGTAAATGACAACAATGAGGTCACCGATATCCTGTTTTGGAATGAGCTGAACGATCATAATCCGGGCCGTCAGAAGAAAACCCAGACACCGGTAGTCATCATGGCAGGAGGCAGAGGTTCCCGGCTATATCCCTATACAAAGATCATTCCAAAGCCTCTGATCCCAATCGGAGACACCCCCATTGTAGAACGGATTATGAATCAGATGATGGAGTATGGGTTTTATGAATTCTATCTTACCATAAACTATAAGAAAGAGCTTATAAAAGCTTATTTTAATGATGACCATCATTATCATCTCCATCTGATTGAAGAGGCTGATCCCTTAGGAACAGCCGGATCCTTAAACCTGGTTAAAAAGGAGATCAAGGGGAGTTTTCTTGTAAGCAACTGCGACATTTTAGTAGATGTCAATTATACAAAGCTTCTTTTGTATCACAATACCCATAAAAACAAGATCACGGTTGTCACAGCCATGAAGAGCTATGAGATTCCCTATGGGGTAATTACCTTAGGAGAAAACGGATCCGTTGATGCCTTAAATGAAAAACCCAGATATGAGCTGTTAGTGAGCACCGGACTTTATGTATTAGAGGAGGAAATCTTAAAATACATCCCTCAGAATCAGTATTTTGATATGACAGACTTGATCCGCAGATGTTTAAAAAACGGGGAGCAGGTAGGTGCCTATCCGGTCATGGACAGCGCCTGGCTGGATATGGGGGAATTCAGCGAAATGAAAAAAATGGCCGAGAGAATGAAATTATGA
- a CDS encoding glutathione S-transferase family protein codes for MAEGIEVFENTFRHQIQADGKIKVQDNFFKKKFGREEGEWPVEAGRYRLLWMPACSHVHGWVFTEDPDEKDPVLGIHYLKEIYDRDTPDGDYKERPTVPILADTTTGKGVNNDHFWIPVYFETFWKPYHKEGAPELYPAELRKLQEDSHE; via the coding sequence ATGGCAGAAGGAATCGAGGTATTTGAGAACACATTTCGTCATCAGATTCAGGCTGACGGAAAAATCAAGGTCCAGGATAATTTTTTCAAAAAGAAATTTGGAAGGGAAGAAGGGGAGTGGCCGGTGGAAGCCGGCCGGTACCGTCTGCTTTGGATGCCGGCCTGCTCTCATGTGCACGGCTGGGTATTTACAGAGGATCCGGATGAGAAGGATCCTGTTTTGGGAATCCACTATTTAAAAGAAATTTATGACAGGGATACTCCTGACGGGGATTACAAGGAGCGTCCCACCGTTCCCATTCTGGCAGATACAACCACAGGAAAAGGTGTGAATAATGACCACTTCTGGATCCCGGTCTATTTTGAAACTTTCTGGAAGCCATATCATAAGGAAGGTGCACCGGAGCTTTATCCGGCTGAACTCCGTAAGTTACAGGAGGACTCCCATGAATGA
- a CDS encoding amino acid ABC transporter permease: MSKIFDWQLVFTEIPALLKYLPVTLQLTGVALIIGWVIGLLIAVVKIHNVPILRQLCTLFVSVVRGTPIIVQLYLTYFGIPIALKYYNFYNGTSYNVNGIPSIIFAIVALGLNQSAFDSETIRAAIQSVEKGQVEAAKALGMNGFQIFRRVLFPQAVTVALPSLGNSLISLVKGTSLAFTCSVVEITAQGKILAGNSYRYFEAYCSLAIIYWVMTIFIERLFVYLEKKMSVPETVSAEVSCGHIFTPGKTGWALSKKHGQEQGKEE, from the coding sequence ATGAGCAAAATATTTGACTGGCAGCTGGTGTTCACGGAAATTCCTGCATTGCTGAAATACTTGCCTGTAACACTGCAGCTGACTGGAGTTGCCCTGATAATTGGTTGGGTGATAGGGCTTTTGATTGCTGTGGTGAAAATCCACAATGTCCCGATCCTGCGGCAACTATGTACTTTATTTGTTTCGGTCGTACGGGGAACCCCGATTATCGTCCAGCTATATCTTACGTATTTTGGAATTCCTATCGCATTGAAATACTATAACTTTTACAATGGAACTTCATATAACGTAAATGGAATCCCGTCAATTATTTTTGCGATCGTGGCCCTGGGGCTTAATCAATCCGCTTTTGATTCAGAAACCATACGGGCAGCCATACAGTCCGTGGAAAAGGGGCAGGTTGAGGCAGCCAAGGCCCTTGGAATGAACGGGTTCCAGATATTTCGCAGGGTATTGTTTCCCCAGGCAGTGACAGTAGCCCTCCCCTCCCTGGGAAACTCCCTCATAAGCCTGGTAAAAGGGACCTCGCTTGCATTTACCTGCTCGGTCGTCGAGATAACGGCTCAGGGCAAGATTCTTGCTGGAAACAGCTACCGGTATTTTGAAGCATATTGTTCTCTGGCAATCATCTACTGGGTTATGACGATTTTTATTGAACGGCTGTTTGTATATTTAGAAAAAAAGATGAGCGTTCCGGAAACGGTTTCGGCAGAAGTGTCCTGCGGACATATCTTTACACCCGGTAAAACGGGGTGGGCCCTGTCCAAAAAGCATGGACAGGAACAGGGAAAGGAGGAATAA
- a CDS encoding glutathione S-transferase C-terminal domain-containing protein, which yields MSKKFIKDEIEKDGKFKRQKNQFTTPFGTEKGQLPVEAGRYRLFWSPACPWAHRSVIVRSLLGLQDAISLGTLDPVRPDVGRTDWAFTLDEYEEDPVLKIRYLSEAYLKADPGFKGRFTVPAVVDLKTGKVVNNDYFNLTRYWEVEWKIYHKAGAPDLYPVELREEIDILNNILFHEINNGVYKAGFARSQEAYDEAYHLVFNRLDWLEERLGHSRYLFGDKITESDIRLYVTLARFDVAYYNGFLLNRSLISDYPNLWGYARDLYKQPGFGDTTDLEAIKKHYHLCAVSTNPYGIVPKGPDLSIWKTPHGRDKINFELIGQKVRPKEIEKEIDERGAFIRQPNRFTTPFGDGEKDLKAESGRYRLFWAKGCHWSNRASIVRELLGLQEAIGINLVGHSKENRAYGWEFVYNEDRKDPVLGVQYLSELYYNADPDYEGRCTVPALVDVTTEKVVNNDYHRLTNYFETAFRPFQSPDAPDLYPEELRREIDDYNDWLFPNVNNGTYRMMFAQSITAYEEAFEDFYHALDLIEERLSKTRFIFGDYVTDSDVRLFVTLARFDSHYYKNLGPIKHRIVDFENIWGYCRDLYEIPAFRNNTYFKDIAAPQSENKSFFQDFNSRFVNQIDYEGIWSAPHNRKELSKTPEEKFKRYDN from the coding sequence ATGTCAAAGAAATTTATAAAGGATGAAATTGAAAAAGACGGGAAATTCAAACGGCAGAAAAACCAGTTTACAACACCATTTGGAACAGAAAAAGGGCAGCTGCCTGTAGAAGCAGGCAGATACCGCCTGTTCTGGTCCCCTGCCTGTCCATGGGCTCACCGCTCCGTCATTGTAAGGAGCCTGCTTGGGCTTCAGGATGCAATCAGCCTGGGCACCCTGGATCCTGTCAGACCTGATGTAGGGCGGACCGATTGGGCATTTACACTGGATGAATATGAGGAAGATCCGGTATTAAAGATCCGTTATTTAAGTGAAGCCTATTTAAAAGCAGATCCCGGATTTAAGGGAAGGTTTACCGTGCCTGCAGTCGTGGATTTGAAAACAGGAAAAGTCGTAAATAACGATTACTTTAACCTGACCAGATACTGGGAGGTAGAGTGGAAGATATACCATAAGGCAGGAGCACCGGATTTATACCCGGTGGAATTAAGAGAAGAGATTGATATATTAAATAATATTCTTTTTCATGAAATTAACAACGGAGTCTACAAAGCAGGTTTTGCCAGAAGTCAGGAAGCTTATGACGAGGCATATCATCTTGTCTTCAACCGTCTTGACTGGCTGGAAGAACGCCTAGGTCACAGCCGTTACCTGTTTGGAGATAAGATTACGGAATCCGATATCCGATTGTATGTAACTCTGGCCCGCTTTGATGTGGCCTACTATAATGGCTTTTTATTAAACCGCAGCCTGATTTCTGATTATCCTAATCTATGGGGATATGCAAGGGATCTATATAAACAGCCGGGATTTGGTGATACGACGGATTTAGAGGCTATCAAAAAACACTATCATTTATGTGCTGTTTCCACGAACCCATATGGTATCGTTCCTAAGGGACCGGACCTTTCCATCTGGAAAACACCTCATGGCAGGGATAAAATCAATTTTGAACTCATCGGGCAAAAGGTACGCCCAAAGGAAATAGAGAAGGAAATTGATGAAAGAGGAGCATTTATCCGTCAGCCTAACCGTTTTACAACTCCCTTTGGAGATGGTGAAAAAGATTTGAAGGCAGAAAGCGGCCGGTACCGGCTGTTTTGGGCAAAAGGCTGCCATTGGTCCAACCGGGCTTCCATTGTACGGGAGCTATTAGGACTTCAGGAGGCAATCGGTATCAATTTGGTTGGCCACAGCAAAGAAAATCGTGCATATGGCTGGGAATTCGTGTATAATGAGGACAGAAAAGACCCGGTCCTCGGCGTTCAGTATTTAAGTGAGCTTTACTATAACGCGGATCCGGATTATGAAGGACGCTGTACCGTACCGGCCCTGGTTGATGTTACTACAGAAAAGGTAGTAAATAATGATTACCACAGGCTTACCAACTATTTCGAAACAGCGTTCCGACCATTTCAAAGCCCGGATGCACCGGATCTGTACCCGGAGGAACTGAGAAGAGAGATCGATGATTACAATGACTGGCTTTTCCCTAATGTAAATAACGGGACTTACCGGATGATGTTCGCGCAGTCCATCACCGCTTATGAAGAGGCATTTGAAGACTTTTATCATGCACTGGACCTTATCGAAGAGCGCCTTTCCAAAACCCGATTTATATTTGGAGATTATGTGACTGACAGCGATGTGCGGCTTTTTGTGACCCTGGCAAGGTTTGATAGCCATTATTACAAGAATTTGGGCCCCATTAAGCACAGAATCGTTGATTTCGAAAACATCTGGGGATATTGCAGGGATTTATATGAAATTCCTGCATTCAGGAACAATACGTATTTTAAGGATATTGCGGCGCCCCAGTCAGAAAACAAGTCATTTTTTCAGGATTTTAATTCCCGTTTTGTAAATCAGATTGATTACGAGGGTATCTGGTCTGCTCCTCATAACCGGAAGGAATTAAGCAAAACGCCGGAAGAAAAGTTTAAAAGATATGATAATTAA
- the neuC gene encoding UDP-N-acetylglucosamine 2-epimerase, with product MIKLCVVTGNRAEYGLLKPVLDRVGLDPDFKLQIIATGSHLDTRYGHGCEYMENNGIMIDEKIEMNLASDTSLGICKSMGLEMISLSEAYQRLKPDMVLLLGDRYEIFAAASAAVICNIPIAHIHGGEITRGAYDDSMRHAISKMSYLHFTSTMEYRKRVIQLGEAPDRVYWVGALGIENMKTIKLLTRQELEEKLRISLAPPIALVTFHPATLDQESPSAQFKPLADALLYFPDLFVVFSKSNSDTGGNRINEMITAYVSRNPDKSAVFPSLGTQNYLSLMNCCQAVIGNSSSGILEAPFYKVPSVNIGSRQDGRIAPASVISCGSSVNEIVAAVQKALTYDRYSEGAPNPYEGIETSKQIVSIIKQIFKKGIHLEKHFYDVEWRL from the coding sequence ATGATCAAATTATGCGTAGTGACCGGAAACCGTGCGGAATACGGCTTATTAAAGCCAGTGCTGGACCGTGTCGGGCTGGATCCGGATTTTAAACTGCAGATTATTGCCACCGGAAGCCATCTGGATACCAGATATGGGCATGGCTGCGAATACATGGAAAATAATGGAATAATGATCGACGAAAAAATAGAAATGAACCTGGCTTCAGACACCTCCCTTGGAATTTGCAAATCCATGGGGCTGGAAATGATCAGCTTATCCGAAGCTTACCAGCGGTTAAAACCGGATATGGTTCTGCTTCTTGGAGACCGGTATGAAATCTTTGCTGCAGCAAGCGCAGCCGTCATCTGTAACATCCCCATTGCCCACATTCACGGCGGGGAAATAACAAGAGGTGCATACGACGACTCCATGAGGCATGCCATCAGTAAGATGAGCTATCTTCATTTCACCAGCACAATGGAATACCGGAAAAGGGTCATTCAGTTAGGGGAAGCTCCTGACAGAGTCTATTGGGTCGGAGCTCTTGGTATTGAGAACATGAAAACCATAAAGCTATTAACCAGGCAGGAATTGGAGGAAAAGCTAAGGATCTCACTGGCCCCTCCCATTGCTCTTGTCACATTTCATCCTGCCACTTTGGATCAGGAGAGCCCTTCGGCTCAATTTAAACCCTTGGCAGATGCGCTTTTGTATTTCCCGGACTTATTTGTCGTCTTTTCAAAAAGCAATTCCGACACCGGCGGGAACCGGATCAACGAAATGATCACTGCTTACGTAAGCAGGAATCCTGACAAATCGGCAGTGTTCCCTTCCCTTGGCACCCAGAATTATTTAAGCCTGATGAACTGCTGCCAGGCTGTGATCGGAAATTCTTCCAGCGGAATCCTGGAAGCGCCTTTTTATAAGGTTCCCTCCGTGAATATCGGAAGCAGGCAGGATGGAAGGATCGCACCTGCCTCTGTCATAAGCTGCGGCTCTTCTGTAAACGAAATCGTGGCTGCAGTCCAGAAAGCCCTGACCTATGACCGGTATAGTGAAGGAGCTCCAAACCCTTACGAAGGCATAGAGACCAGCAAACAGATCGTCTCGATCATTAAGCAGATATTTAAAAAGGGAATTCATCTGGAAAAGCATTTTTATGATGTGGAATGGAGATTGTAA
- a CDS encoding GNAT family N-acetyltransferase — MNDITYKITTEGIHWQEVADVLRRSGLSDRSAKDQETIFKNSYAVVFVYDEERIVGVGRALSDGVCQAAIYNIALDEEYQGYGIGRKLIELLLDQVKGQNVILYTHPRTVALYEKMGFRRNKTAMSIFRGSEDSLNWMKKEGFLLPEKYRFVDEYGRDDMKQ; from the coding sequence ATGAATGACATTACGTACAAGATAACAACAGAAGGGATTCACTGGCAGGAGGTTGCCGATGTGCTGCGGCGTTCCGGACTGTCAGACCGGTCTGCCAAAGATCAGGAGACCATCTTTAAAAACAGCTATGCCGTGGTGTTTGTCTATGATGAAGAGAGGATCGTGGGTGTTGGAAGAGCCTTATCCGATGGCGTCTGCCAGGCAGCTATCTATAATATTGCTCTTGATGAGGAATATCAGGGATACGGAATCGGCAGAAAACTGATTGAATTGCTGCTTGATCAGGTAAAGGGCCAGAATGTCATCCTTTACACCCATCCCAGGACGGTCGCCTTATACGAAAAAATGGGATTTCGCAGGAATAAAACAGCCATGAGCATATTCCGGGGTTCAGAAGATTCCTTAAACTGGATGAAAAAGGAAGGATTCCTGCTTCCGGAAAAATACCGCTTTGTTGATGAATACGGCAGAGACGATATGAAACAATAG